In a single window of the Thunnus thynnus chromosome 9, fThuThy2.1, whole genome shotgun sequence genome:
- the LOC137189767 gene encoding uncharacterized protein has translation MIRHLAALILLTVVSVIQTAEVPHLIPLILVEPGDNVTFRCPFSDNDKFFTWYKQPLGHMGQTVASGLVGKITVTEQFKSHFTVAKEEAQYSLIIRNVSKEDEATYFCQKGMSYSQTFVNGTFLAVNDNNQQKSVFVKQSPETAAVQLGDALTFQCSLLSKNTTENTDRCPGEHSVYWFRAGSGGFHPGVIYIHRNRSDEHVKRSCVYSLSKTIQDSSDTGTYYCAVVTCGEILFGEGTKVDTRSKFDPVVILLGALLACCVTVIVVLIFYINGRRVCDHCNGATGASHDLGHEKSTVDQSNNLDGEAKVVNYAALDFSTSKVKRGNKKRREYTQCVYSDVTSDYHTQQIPSL, from the exons ATGATCCGACATCTGGCTGCTTTGATTCTTCTTACTGTAGTGT ctgtgattCAAACTGCAGAGGTTCCTCACCTGATCCCTTTGATTTTGGTTGAACCTGGTGACAATGTTACTTTTCGATGTCCATTTTCTGACAACGACAAATTCTTTACCTGGTATAAGCAGCCTCTTGGACATATGGGCCAAACAGTCGCTTCTGGACTTGTTGGCAAAATAACAGTCACTGAACAATTTAAGTCACATTTCACAGTCGCAAAAGAGGAGGCTCAGTATTCTCTCATCATAAGAAATGTAAGCAAAGAGGATGAAGCAACATATTTCTGTCAGAAAGGAATGTCATATTCACAGACATTCGTCAATGGCACATTCTTGGCTGTGAACG ACAACAATCAGCAGAAATCAGTTTTCGTGAAACAAAGTCCAGAGACAGCAGCAGTCCAGCTGGGAGACGCACTGACTTTCCAATGTTCACTGCTCTCCAagaacacaacagaaaacacagatcGGTGTCCAGGTGAACACAGTGTGTACTGGTTCAGAGCTGGATCAGGAGGATTTCATCCAGGCGTCATTTACATTCACAGGAACAGGAGTGATGAACATGTGAAAAGGAGCTGTGTCTACAGTCTGTCCAAAACTATACAGGACTCCTCTGATACTGGGACTTACTACTGTGCTGTGGTCACATGTGGAGAAATCCTGTTTGGTGAAGGAACTAAAGTGGACACAA GATCAAAGTTTGATCCAGTTGTCATTCTACTTGGAGCACTGTTGGCCTGCTGTGTGACTGTGATTGTAGTCCTCATTTTCTACATTAATGGGAGGAGAGTTTGTGACCATTGCAACG GAGCAACAGGAGCTTCTCATGATCTTGGACATGAAAAGTCAACAGTGGATCAATCAAACAACCTG GATGGTGAAGCAAAGGTAGTGAACTATGCAGCGCTGGATTTTTCcacaagtaaagtaaaaagaGGGAATAAGAAGAGGAGAGAGTACACACAGTGTGTATACTCTGATGTTACATCAGATTACCACACTCAGCAAATCCCCTCTCTTTAG
- the LOC137189768 gene encoding uncharacterized protein: MFIICIFTSPGPEPDITAITQDFPSDPVRPGDSVTLQCSVLSDSENKKCPEEHRVYWFRAGSDESHPSFIYTHGNSGDECEKSSETRSPQKCVYSFSKEVSSSDAGTYYCAVATCGEILFGNGTKLNTEVVSSWDLQKANTVISLLCAALAISLVAFLIYRIKNKSCDCCNAAAALQTHAETASGGQQIYEDYLVYSAPTKKTTGKAGKRNAKTREENCVYTNVFYLLQKQE, encoded by the exons atgttcataatttgtattttcacttcCCCAGGACCAGAACCTGATATCACTGCCATCACTCAAGACTTTCCATCTGATCCAGTCCGTCCAGGAGACTCTGTGACTCTCCAGTGTTCAGTGCTCTCTGACTCTGAGAATAAAAAGTGTCCAGAAGAACACAGAGTGTACTGGTTCAGAGCTGGATCAGATGAATCTCATCCCAGTTTTATTTACACTCATGGAAACAGTGgtgatgaatgtgaaaagagTTCTGAGACTCGCTCTCCACAGAAATGTGTCTACAGCTTCTCTAAGGAGGTCAGCTCCTCTGATGCTGGGACttactactgtgctgtggccACATGTGGGGAGATATTATTTGGAAATGGAACAAAACTCAACACTGAAG TTGTCAGCAGTTGGGATTTACAGAAGGCCAACACAGTTAtctctctgctgtgtgctgctttgGCTATAAGTCTGGTTGCCTTCCTCATATATCGCATCAAGAACAAATCTTGTGATTGTTGTAACG cTGCCGCCGCTCTGCAAACACATGCTGAAACAGCCAGTGGTGGTCAGCAG ATATATGAGGACTATTTGGTTTATTCTGCACCAACCAAGAAGACAACTGGCAAAGCAGGGAAAAGGAATGCAAAAACAAGGGAGGAAAATTGTGTCTACACCAATGTCTTTTATTTACTTCAAAAACAGGAATGA